One genomic region from Prunus persica cultivar Lovell chromosome G3, Prunus_persica_NCBIv2, whole genome shotgun sequence encodes:
- the LOC18782813 gene encoding probable disease resistance protein At5g63020 → MGSCLSISLSCDAIVSRCWDSVFGRVRYVRKLQENLQALTTSLQELKSLKNDVQREVELAERQPRLRRLELVNNWILSVEALETEINEVIVSHSTQEIEKLCCGGYCSKNYRSSYKYGKKVARKLVEVEDLKSKGVFEEVAAESLPTALVDVIPSEPTVGMEPIFDQVWRHVENEQVGMIGLYGMGGVGKTTLLTQIHNNFNRTRNDFNLVIWIVVSKGHKIEVIQDKIGEKIGLSSGVWKLKMQHEKAEDIFRILNTKKFVLLMDDLWEPVELTKIGVPAPDSRNKFKIVFTTRSEEVCGHMDAQKKIKVGCLTWDKAWNLFQEKVGKETLLLHPDIPKLAEIVANECGGLPLALITVGRVMACKKTPQEWKRAVQVLRRFASEFSGMGDKVFPLLKFSYDNLPSQKVRSCFLYCALFPEDFVILKDDLVYFWMCEDILDEYGNVEEAKNESYHIIGTLLTSCLLEDEGDSVKMHDVIRDMALWLACDLGKEGENILVDTGAYNAPHVAKWKNAKRVSLMGSGIKCLDETPTSPNLLTLFLRGSHLKMIVDDYFDFMPTLRVLDLSENVLLTQLPTGVASLVSLQHLNLSKTAIKWLPVEIMACAGLKYLNLEHTFKLDYVPPNLLSSFPLLEVLRILDCGSSDRIFFHSEETMIDELQGLKHLDVLSLTVGSSSCFENLDSHHILVTCTLTLCLKGEDYGNPSSYLDLSPVAMANMKHFDTLQIKRMVDVYSTWITRLENPTCFLGLQFVEVVDCTNLKNLEWLVFAPNLIHLHVYGCSKMTTILGLNTTETTPFAKLTVLRLSKLPHLWRICENPLPVPFMKKILISGCPVLTRLPLNSSSAQTSNLIIEGEDEWWNGLEWEDQAARNAFLPCFRPCK, encoded by the coding sequence ATGGGTAGCTGCTTGTCAATCTCCTTATCATGCGATGCCATTGTTTCACGCTGCTGGGATTCCGTTTTTGGAAGAGTACGGTATGTACGTAAGCTCCAAGAAAACCTTCAAGCTCTCACAACTTCTTTACAAGAACTCAAGTCTTTAAAGAATGATGTGCAGAGAGAAGTTGAGCTTGCAGAGCGACAGCCGCGATTAAGGCGGTTAGAGCTGGTAAATAACTGGATCTTAAGCGTGGAGGCTCTTGAGACTGAAATAAACGAAGTTATTGTAAGCCATAGCACTcaagaaattgagaaattatGCTGCGGAGGTTACTGCTCCAAGAACTACAGATCCAGCTACAAGTATGGAAAAAAAGTTGCTAGAAAGTTGGTGGAAGTGGAGGATTTGAAAAGCAAGGGAGTTTTTGAAGAGGTGGCAGCAGAAAGCTTACCTACAGCTCTAGTCGATGTGATACCTAGTGAGCCAACAGTGGGCATGGAGCCGATTTTTGATCAGGTTTGGAGACACGTTGAAAATGAACAAGTGGGAATGATTGGCTTATATGGAATGGGAGGGGTGGGGAAGACCACCCTCCTTACTCAGATCCATAACAACTTCAACCGCACTCGTAATGATTTTAATCTTGTGATCTGGATTGTGGTATCCAAGGGCCACAAAATTGAAGTTATTCAAGATAAGATTGGTGAAAAGATTGGGCTGTCTAGTGGTGTATGGAAGCTTAAAATGCAGCATGAAAAAGCTGAAGACATCTTCAGAATCTTGAACACAAAGAAGTTTGTGTTATTAATGGATGATTTATGGGAGCCGGttgaattaaccaaaataGGGGTTCCAGCTCCTGACAGTCGGAACAAGTTCAAGATAGTTTTCACAACTCGCTCTGAGGAGGTATGTGGTCATATGGATGCCCAGAAGAAGATTAAGGTGGGGTGTTTGACTTGGGACAAAGCATGGAACTTGTTTCAGGAGAAGGTTGGGAAAGAAacacttcttcttcatccaGATATCCCCAAGCTTGCTGAAATTGTGGCGAACGAGTGTGGCGGTTTGCCACTGGCACTCATCACAGTGGGCAGGGTCATGGCCTGCAAGAAAACACCCCAAGAGTGGAAGCGTGCAGTTCAAGTCCTGAGAAGATTTGCCTCCGAGTTTTCAGGAATGGGAGATAAGGTATTCCCTCTTTTAAAATTCAGTTACGATAATTTACCAAGTCAGAAAGTTAGATCATGTTTCTTATACTGTGCTCTGTTTCCGGAAGATTTTGTCATACTTAAAGATGACTTGGTATATTTTTGGATGTGTGAGGATATATTAGATGAATATGGTAATGTAGAGGAAGCCAAAAATGAGAGTTACCATATCATAGGAACTCTTCTTACCTCATGTTTGTTGGAAGATGAAGGAGATTCAGTAAAAATGCATGATGTAATTCGTGACATGGCATTGTGGTTAGCTTGTGACCTTGGGAAAGAAGGTGAGAACATCCTTGTGGATACAGGTGCTTATAATGCACCACATGTTGCGAAATGGAAGAACGCGAAAAGGGTTTCATTGATGGGTAGTGGTATCAAATGTCTAGATGAAACACCAACATCTCCCAATCTGTTGACCCTATTTCTCAGAGGAAGCCATTTAAAGATGATTGTCGATGACTACTTTGATTTCATGCCCACGCTACGAGTTTTGGATTTGTCTGAAAATGTCCTTTTAACTCAACTGCCAACTGGAGTTGCAAGTCTAGTTTCATTACAACATCTGAATTTGTCCAAAACAGCCATAAAATGGTTGCCGGTGGAGATAATGGCATGTGCAGGCCTAAAGTATTTGAACTTAGAGCATACATTTAAGCTTGATTATGTTCCACCAAATTTATTATCAAGTTTTCCGCTGCTTGAAGTTTTGAGAATACTAGATTGTGGTTCTTCTGaccgaattttttttcatagtgAGGAAACCATGATAGACGAACTGCAGGGTTTGAAACACCTTGACGTCTTGTCTTTGACAGTTGGAAGTAGCTCTTGTTTCGAGAATTTGGACAGCCACCACATATTAGTGACTTGCACTCTAACTTTATGCCTCAAGGGCGAGGATTACGGGAACCCTTCAAGCTATCTTGATTTATCACCTGTGGCGATGGCAAATATGAAACACTTTGATACCCTTCAAATTAAACGTATGGTGGATGTGTACTCCACGTGGATAACACGTCTGGAAAATCCGACTTGCTTCCTTGGTCTTCAGTTCGTAGAAGTAGTAGATTGCACGAATCTCAAGAACCTGGAATGGCTcgtttttgctccaaatcTCATCCACTTGCATGTATATGGCTGCTCAAAAATGACGACAATACTCGGTTTGAACACAACGGAAACTACCCCATTTGCAAAACTGACTGTTTTGCGTTTGAGCAAACTACCCCACTTGTGGagaatatgcgaaaatccctTGCCCGTTCCATTTATGAAGAAAATCCTTATATCCGGATGTCCAGTGCTCACTAGGCTGCCTCTCAACTCTAGCAGTGCTCAAACAAGTAATCTCATTATTGAAGGAGAGGATGAGTGGTGGAATGGCTTAGAGTGGGAAGACCAAGCGGCTCGAAATGCTTTTCTTCCCTGCTTCAGACCCTGTAAGTGA
- the LOC18782869 gene encoding uncharacterized protein LOC18782869 has translation MASHVGTLVGCLTDSRRWYHDFRRAVYTALDGTGYLFSSNILAAMEKYGAEVAACVIEKAKKMCKDLQQDVKVETRVENGDPRDVFCQMAEQLGADVLVMGSHGYGLIKRAFLGSVSNHCAQNVKCPVLIVKKPKTNAFSK, from the coding sequence ATGGCGTCCCACGTGGGAACTCTGGTCGGGTGCCTCACCGACAGCCGTAGATGGTACCATGATTTCCGGAGAGCTGTGTACACGGCTCTAGATGGCACAGGGTATTTGTTTTCCTCGAATATTTTGGCGGCGATGGAGAAGTACGGCGCTGAGGTGGCGGCCTGCGTGATCGAGAAGGCCAAGAAGATGTGCAAAGACCTTCAGCAGGATGTTAAGGTGGAGACGCGAGTAGAGAACGGTGATCCGAGGGATGTGTTTTGCCAGATGGCAGAGCAGCTTGGTGCTGACGTGTTGGTCATGGGAAGCCATGGCTATGGTCTCATCAAAAGGGCATTCCTCGGGAGTGTGAGCAACCACTGTGCACAGAATGTGAAGTGTCCTGTGTTGATTGTGAAGAAGCCAAAAACAAATGCTTTCAGCAAATGA